The Methanolacinia petrolearia DSM 11571 genome has a segment encoding these proteins:
- a CDS encoding type IV pilin N-terminal domain-containing protein, whose amino-acid sequence MKQNRNEAVSPVVGVMLMLVVTIIIASVVSAFAGGLAGNQEKTPQTTLSVNSQIAGFSLNSSDPTEYENGLMFENTGGDTFSLNDIKIQLQSEDTKYTLTTSDKVNWSSGSGVCLPEGITYNEGYFQKIGNTSTNDVAIAPGDKFMLYADSSLVAQDLTEYGYGYYDAKISWKPVGASGGFGAYMNSKIEYKVIDKASERVITSGELFLTQ is encoded by the coding sequence ATGAAACAAAATCGGAACGAGGCGGTTTCGCCAGTTGTTGGTGTCATGCTGATGCTGGTCGTGACGATTATTATCGCATCGGTCGTAAGTGCTTTTGCCGGAGGTCTTGCTGGCAATCAGGAAAAGACGCCCCAGACGACGCTTTCGGTAAATTCCCAAATCGCCGGATTTTCCCTGAACTCTTCTGATCCTACTGAGTATGAAAACGGCCTTATGTTTGAGAACACCGGTGGGGATACATTTTCATTAAATGATATTAAGATCCAGCTCCAGTCTGAGGATACGAAGTATACTTTAACAACTTCTGATAAGGTAAACTGGAGTAGCGGTTCGGGAGTATGCCTGCCCGAGGGAATTACATATAATGAAGGCTATTTCCAAAAAATAGGAAATACATCTACAAATGATGTTGCTATTGCACCGGGCGACAAATTCATGCTTTACGCTGATAGCAGTTTGGTTGCACAGGATTTGACTGAATACGGCTATGGCTATTATGACGCAAAAATCTCATGGAAGCCTGTCGGTGCTTCCGGTGGCTTTGGAGCATATATGAACAGCAAAATCGAGTACAAGGTTATTGATAAGGCAAGCGAGCGTGTTATTACAAGCGGTGAACTATTCCTTACTCAATAA
- a CDS encoding type IV pilin N-terminal domain-containing protein produces the protein MIKYSEDAVSPVVGVMLMLVVTIIIAAVVSGFAGGLAGNTQVAPQASIDVEITTGASDGMGGTNDVITFTSLSGDSILTKDIAIITYYENNSGQIYKNRQTATSVASDLYGYGTLTRVPFINDMRLGYSGDNPLKDFGNFTWSTGDVLSTGSTAGTADLLAINDTASPHGIADPDFGSGSVVDVKILHVPSGQYIFDKEVVVI, from the coding sequence ATGATTAAATATAGCGAAGATGCGGTTTCGCCGGTAGTCGGCGTTATGCTGATGCTGGTCGTGACCATTATAATTGCGGCCGTTGTGTCGGGTTTTGCCGGCGGACTTGCAGGCAATACGCAGGTTGCACCACAGGCATCGATTGATGTGGAGATAACTACAGGTGCAAGTGATGGAATGGGCGGCACAAATGATGTAATAACCTTTACTTCTTTAAGCGGAGATTCCATTTTGACCAAAGATATTGCCATAATTACTTATTATGAAAATAATAGTGGACAGATCTATAAAAACAGGCAGACAGCGACGAGTGTCGCTTCAGACCTTTATGGTTATGGAACTCTCACAAGAGTACCCTTCATCAATGATATGCGTTTAGGTTATTCCGGGGATAATCCTCTGAAGGACTTTGGTAATTTCACGTGGTCGACCGGCGATGTACTCAGCACAGGAAGTACTGCAGGTACGGCTGACCTCTTAGCAATTAATGATACTGCCAGTCCACATGGCATTGCTGATCCAGACTTTGGAAGTGGTAGTGTAGTTGATGTGAAAATTCTGCATGTTCCCAGTGGGCAGTATATTTTTGATAAGGAGGTTGTTGTAATATGA
- a CDS encoding ABC transporter substrate-binding protein yields the protein MSRWFLRTTLLLFVFIGILLSCSGCTDNITTDNTGSNTSATTSTRVISLAPSETEIFYAINTPDSGISLVGRTDYDDYPPEALSVPSVGGPQTLSIESIVSKDPDLIIGTTLADKTVVDSLKSLGYDVEIYDLETIDDVYSNIESLGEILGLEESAGALVDNMTSRQTAIEDAPKETPAPKTWYVVAVEPLYAAGNNTLQGEMIEEAGGVNVFADMDGYFVASYEAVIERAPEVIIVPSGHGSTTVNFTQQILSIPEFRDLPAVKNGRVYTVDDNTVSRPGPRIIDGLEQFYQCINAEIL from the coding sequence ATGTCCAGATGGTTTCTCCGAACAACTCTTCTGTTATTCGTATTTATCGGGATCCTGCTTTCCTGTTCCGGGTGTACGGATAATATAACTACAGATAACACAGGCAGCAATACTTCGGCAACAACATCGACAAGGGTAATATCCCTCGCACCCAGCGAGACCGAGATATTCTACGCGATAAACACCCCGGATTCAGGCATCTCGCTTGTAGGGAGAACGGATTACGACGATTACCCGCCTGAAGCTCTCTCCGTTCCGTCTGTAGGCGGTCCGCAGACACTCAGCATCGAATCGATCGTATCAAAGGATCCCGACCTGATTATCGGAACGACACTTGCGGACAAAACGGTCGTTGACAGTCTGAAAAGTCTCGGTTACGATGTGGAAATCTATGATCTCGAAACAATAGACGATGTATACTCCAATATCGAATCACTCGGGGAGATCCTGGGGCTTGAGGAGAGTGCCGGGGCACTCGTAGACAATATGACATCCCGCCAGACGGCAATCGAAGATGCCCCCAAGGAGACGCCCGCGCCAAAGACCTGGTATGTGGTTGCGGTCGAACCGCTCTATGCCGCGGGCAACAACACCCTGCAGGGTGAGATGATAGAGGAAGCTGGTGGAGTGAATGTCTTTGCCGACATGGACGGATATTTCGTAGCCTCATATGAGGCAGTGATCGAAAGGGCGCCTGAGGTCATCATAGTTCCTTCAGGCCACGGAAGCACCACGGTTAATTTCACACAGCAGATCCTCTCGATCCCCGAATTCAGGGATCTTCCGGCAGTAAAGAACGGCAGGGTCTACACAGTAGACGACAACACGGTCTCAAGACCCGGACCAAGGATAATCGACGGACTGGAGCAGTTCTATCAATGTATAAACGCAGAAATACTGTGA
- a CDS encoding FecCD family ABC transporter permease, which translates to MYKRRNTVMISAGLFLLTIIIMLFSVGIGESNISAETVIAILTEPLTHQTAFWSSGDATIIWEIRLPRVILGALVGLCLAISGAALQSLFRNPMADPYILGISNGAALGATIVFVYGAAWALSLYTLPLLSFVFGIITIFLVYYVGKVGNRVPVNTLLLSGIAISAFLSAINSFMMFTGGQNLQQIMFWMMGGLSGRGWNYIWIIIPFAIIGSLAMITMARSMNAIMFGEESAQYLGIDVEKMKKILLVLTAFVTSAAVAVSGVIGFVGLIVPHIVRLIVGPDHRILIPVSIFTGAIFLVIADDFARIVISPAELPLGVLTALCGAPFFLYLLRSKRGEL; encoded by the coding sequence ATGTATAAACGCAGAAATACTGTGATGATCTCGGCAGGATTGTTCCTGCTCACGATTATCATAATGCTCTTCTCCGTCGGTATCGGCGAATCCAATATCAGTGCGGAGACTGTAATCGCGATTCTCACCGAACCGCTGACTCACCAGACGGCATTCTGGTCGTCAGGCGATGCAACGATTATCTGGGAAATTCGCCTGCCAAGGGTGATACTCGGTGCACTCGTCGGCCTTTGTCTTGCAATAAGCGGTGCGGCACTCCAGAGCCTCTTCAGGAACCCGATGGCAGATCCGTACATCCTTGGAATTTCAAACGGTGCTGCGCTCGGGGCGACTATCGTCTTCGTGTACGGAGCCGCATGGGCCCTGAGCCTCTATACACTGCCGCTGCTTTCGTTCGTATTCGGAATTATCACTATATTTCTTGTATACTATGTAGGAAAAGTAGGAAACCGGGTTCCGGTGAACACACTCCTCCTGTCGGGTATCGCAATATCGGCCTTTTTGTCGGCAATAAATTCATTCATGATGTTTACGGGCGGACAGAACCTCCAGCAGATCATGTTCTGGATGATGGGCGGACTTTCAGGGAGGGGATGGAATTATATCTGGATAATAATACCATTCGCAATAATCGGTTCCCTCGCGATGATAACAATGGCAAGGAGCATGAATGCCATCATGTTCGGGGAAGAATCGGCACAGTACCTCGGGATCGATGTTGAAAAGATGAAGAAGATCCTCCTTGTCCTGACCGCATTTGTCACAAGTGCGGCGGTCGCGGTAAGCGGCGTCATCGGATTCGTCGGCCTCATCGTCCCGCACATAGTAAGGCTCATTGTCGGACCTGACCACAGGATACTGATCCCCGTATCGATATTTACCGGAGCAATATTCCTTGTTATTGCAGACGACTTTGCAAGAATCGTGATATCGCCCGCAGAACTCCCGCTCGGAGTGCTGACCGCACTTTGCGGTGCACCGTTCTTCCTCTATCTCCTCAGGTCGAAGCGGGGTGAACTCTGA
- a CDS encoding ABC transporter ATP-binding protein — protein sequence MPISIEGIKFGYTESREVLKDMNFTCRDNRITGIIGPNGCGKTTVLKVIAGFLQPSAGCIRYNDTVIGEVPPVELAKMRAVVEQKIYTPFSFPVYDYVMLGRSPYQKNFQPDSNEDHRIVTDSLRDASVIQFQDRKINELSGGELQRVMIARALAQEPEFLMLDEPTSHLDIRHQLELMKLLSRLTKEKSVVCIIHEINQASSYCDDIVITKDGYVLKEGSSDDVLSAETLEDVFGVLAMQYPGPDGKKKQFAFSLPPEKKTEKKRRIHVISGEGMGRQIIMSLHSAGIDVSAGILNQGDQDYESAKSIGIETISAPPFTGYSDKETTDLKKACDLADTIIIVAVNVGKGNLPNLEIAAEYLDKKEVIFVNPNRNLKKKDLTEGRATELYNLIRSKAKCVENTDEVLEELL from the coding sequence ATGCCGATAAGCATTGAAGGGATTAAGTTCGGTTACACCGAATCGAGAGAAGTCCTGAAGGATATGAACTTCACCTGCCGCGACAACAGGATCACCGGCATTATCGGACCGAACGGGTGCGGCAAGACGACGGTCCTGAAGGTCATCGCAGGATTCCTTCAGCCTTCGGCGGGATGCATCAGGTACAATGACACGGTCATCGGAGAAGTGCCCCCGGTAGAACTGGCAAAGATGCGAGCCGTGGTCGAGCAGAAGATTTATACGCCATTTTCTTTTCCGGTATACGATTACGTTATGCTCGGGAGAAGCCCTTACCAGAAGAATTTTCAGCCGGATTCAAACGAAGATCACAGGATTGTAACCGATTCGCTCAGGGACGCGAGCGTAATCCAGTTCCAGGACCGAAAGATCAACGAACTCTCGGGTGGAGAACTCCAGCGGGTAATGATCGCAAGAGCGCTTGCACAGGAGCCGGAGTTTCTTATGCTCGACGAACCGACCTCGCATCTCGACATCAGGCATCAGCTTGAACTTATGAAGCTTCTCTCCAGACTGACAAAAGAAAAATCGGTCGTGTGCATCATTCACGAAATAAACCAGGCGTCGTCCTACTGCGATGATATCGTGATAACAAAGGACGGATACGTTCTGAAGGAAGGATCTTCAGATGATGTCCTCTCGGCAGAGACTCTCGAGGATGTATTCGGTGTTCTTGCAATGCAGTATCCCGGACCCGACGGCAAAAAGAAACAGTTCGCCTTCTCCCTTCCGCCCGAAAAGAAAACCGAAAAGAAAAGAAGAATTCATGTCATAAGCGGAGAAGGAATGGGAAGGCAGATTATCATGTCCCTTCATTCAGCCGGGATTGATGTTTCCGCGGGAATACTCAACCAGGGAGACCAGGACTACGAATCTGCAAAATCAATAGGAATTGAGACAATCTCCGCCCCTCCGTTCACCGGATATTCGGACAAGGAGACAACAGACCTCAAGAAAGCCTGCGATCTTGCCGACACGATTATAATCGTAGCTGTAAATGTCGGCAAAGGAAACCTGCCGAATCTTGAGATTGCCGCCGAATACCTCGACAAGAAAGAGGTCATATTCGTAAACCCTAACAGGAACCTGAAGAAGAAGGATCTAACCGAGGGAAGGGCGACAGAACTTTACAATCTTATACGGTCCAAAGCAAAATGCGTTGAGAATACCGATGAAGTTTTGGAAGAGCTGCTTTAA
- a CDS encoding energy-coupling factor transporter transmembrane component T family protein has translation MSEILQYKRMNGVFHRMNALTKVIFLVFVIIAAIISTDPIVLLGIVAVIFLLSIAGKMHMELLRQVPMLIFLSLGLFLLTIITMQAGDTVGYLIPSFIPLIGGVVPITSGALTFAMILSLRFFVMLFAFQIVIISTQPRELVHALQTMRLPVDYTLMLLIAIRFIPSLQLEGKRIQEAQLARAYNPGKGVKGKINSMAPVMIPLVSNALGKANVLGLTIDLRGLRTMKRTHVMENPPGAADYLMIGGIVVCVVLFVFYYAMNIGLI, from the coding sequence ATGTCGGAGATTTTGCAGTATAAGAGGATGAACGGAGTATTTCACCGGATGAACGCATTAACGAAGGTCATCTTCCTTGTGTTCGTCATAATCGCGGCAATAATTTCAACAGATCCGATTGTCCTTCTCGGGATCGTTGCCGTGATCTTCCTTCTGTCGATCGCCGGAAAGATGCACATGGAGCTCTTAAGGCAGGTTCCGATGCTGATATTCCTATCGCTGGGCCTTTTCCTCCTGACGATTATCACTATGCAGGCGGGAGACACGGTCGGATATCTTATACCGTCATTCATCCCGTTGATCGGTGGCGTTGTGCCGATAACGAGCGGAGCCCTGACCTTTGCGATGATCCTCTCGCTTCGCTTCTTCGTGATGTTGTTTGCATTCCAGATTGTGATCATTTCGACACAGCCGAGAGAACTGGTTCACGCCTTACAAACGATGAGGCTCCCTGTGGACTATACACTGATGCTCTTAATAGCGATACGTTTCATTCCAAGCCTCCAGCTGGAAGGGAAGAGAATTCAGGAGGCACAGCTTGCGAGGGCGTACAATCCCGGGAAAGGAGTGAAAGGAAAGATCAATTCCATGGCTCCTGTTATGATCCCGCTCGTCTCAAATGCACTGGGGAAGGCTAACGTCCTGGGCCTGACGATCGATCTCAGGGGCCTTCGGACGATGAAGAGAACGCACGTGATGGAGAATCCCCCGGGAGCGGCCGATTATCTCATGATCGGAGGGATTGTCGTGTGTGTCGTTTTGTTTGTTTTTTATTATGCCATGAACATCGGGCTGATTTGA
- a CDS encoding energy-coupling factor transporter ATPase: protein MKSKDIAIVGILLAIGAILRYFSNIIPGAIVANPIIALYCLAIILIAPRARDALGIGIVAGIVSALISHSIFPPGNLISEPVGALVCLGVYSVTRKRLPLSPGISTLVATLASGFTFLLVSIVVIVAGIIPLAGQYNTIGAFVVTLSPIVIATAVFNSVITQVLYFPSSRILMRGIKGEAEPAPAKAEGISPSGEGIISPVAVEFKDYTYNYPAGKRPALSDINLKINRGECVLINGTTGAGKTTLCLAAAGILHHEYEGREEGTISIFGRDVSSYADMGDIGKHVGVVFDDADAQLIFTTVEEEVLSGLENRGLEAEDVVKRLEDIMKLTNIEHLRYRSPHTLSGGQKQRVALASTLASGNDCLILDEATAELDTVATEQIIAVLTRLKNEGKTIIVVEQKPKALSAIADRVIFIDNGRLVNEISPSEFFSEREKEEAEKTVTFGYSLDGKNRNGSGEPVVSIRDLVHDYGGFRALDGISVDFYPGEFIAIIGENGSGKTTLSKHLNGLLKPTSGTVMISGIDSSGSGVIELSRHVGLVFQNPDTMLFEDTIEREIEFGLKNISMDYQEGYIDEVIDEVGLSEQKGAFPRSMSRGERQRLAIACVVAMKPKVILLDEPTTGLDPVESERIMNILEGLSGAGHTIIMVSHDLDIVRNHAARIIKMADGKIVSDTFREVNE, encoded by the coding sequence ATGAAATCAAAAGACATTGCGATCGTGGGTATTCTTCTGGCGATTGGTGCGATTCTGAGATATTTTTCAAATATTATTCCCGGTGCGATCGTCGCAAACCCGATTATTGCACTTTACTGTCTTGCGATTATCCTGATTGCTCCCAGGGCGAGGGACGCGCTCGGCATTGGTATCGTTGCGGGAATCGTCTCCGCCCTGATCAGCCACTCGATCTTTCCGCCGGGAAATCTCATAAGCGAACCGGTCGGAGCCCTGGTGTGTCTCGGCGTCTATTCGGTAACAAGGAAGAGGCTCCCCCTTTCCCCGGGGATTTCAACGCTTGTGGCCACTCTTGCAAGCGGTTTTACGTTCCTGCTGGTGAGCATCGTAGTGATTGTAGCAGGCATTATTCCGCTGGCAGGACAGTATAATACGATAGGGGCATTCGTCGTTACACTCTCTCCTATAGTCATCGCGACCGCGGTCTTTAATTCGGTAATAACACAGGTGCTCTACTTCCCGTCATCGAGGATACTTATGAGGGGGATAAAGGGTGAGGCGGAGCCTGCTCCTGCAAAGGCAGAAGGGATCTCACCTTCCGGAGAAGGGATAATATCTCCCGTGGCGGTTGAGTTCAAAGATTATACGTATAACTATCCGGCAGGCAAAAGGCCCGCGCTCTCTGACATAAATCTCAAAATAAACAGGGGAGAGTGCGTGCTAATCAACGGGACGACAGGTGCGGGAAAGACGACGCTCTGTCTTGCAGCGGCAGGCATCCTTCATCATGAATACGAAGGCAGGGAAGAAGGGACTATCTCGATATTCGGGAGAGATGTCTCCTCTTATGCCGATATGGGTGATATCGGGAAACATGTCGGAGTAGTCTTCGACGATGCCGATGCCCAGTTGATCTTTACGACTGTGGAGGAGGAAGTTCTCTCGGGGCTTGAGAACAGGGGTCTTGAGGCGGAAGATGTAGTAAAACGGCTCGAAGATATAATGAAGCTGACCAATATCGAGCACCTCCGCTACAGGTCGCCGCATACCCTGTCGGGCGGCCAGAAGCAGAGGGTGGCCCTTGCATCGACGCTTGCATCGGGAAACGACTGTCTAATCCTTGACGAGGCTACCGCTGAACTGGATACGGTTGCAACCGAACAAATTATTGCCGTTCTTACGAGGCTGAAGAATGAGGGAAAGACCATCATAGTCGTCGAACAGAAGCCCAAAGCACTCTCGGCGATCGCCGACAGGGTGATCTTCATAGATAACGGAAGATTGGTGAACGAGATCTCGCCTTCGGAGTTCTTCAGCGAGAGAGAGAAGGAGGAAGCGGAGAAGACCGTAACATTCGGGTACAGCCTGGACGGGAAGAACAGAAATGGCAGCGGCGAACCGGTCGTGTCGATCCGTGACCTTGTCCATGACTACGGTGGATTCAGGGCACTTGACGGAATTTCCGTAGATTTCTACCCCGGGGAGTTTATTGCAATAATCGGAGAGAACGGTTCTGGTAAGACTACCCTTTCGAAGCATCTTAATGGTCTCCTGAAGCCGACATCGGGGACTGTTATGATCTCGGGGATCGATTCATCGGGTTCGGGTGTGATCGAACTCTCCCGCCATGTCGGGCTTGTTTTCCAGAATCCCGATACGATGCTCTTCGAGGATACGATCGAGAGGGAGATCGAGTTCGGCCTGAAGAACATCTCGATGGATTATCAGGAAGGATACATCGACGAGGTCATTGACGAGGTAGGGCTTTCTGAGCAGAAAGGGGCGTTCCCAAGATCGATGAGCCGCGGGGAGAGGCAGAGGCTTGCGATCGCCTGTGTCGTTGCCATGAAACCGAAAGTGATTCTTCTCGACGAACCTACGACCGGCCTCGATCCGGTTGAGTCGGAGAGGATCATGAATATCCTTGAGGGTCTTTCAGGAGCCGGACATACGATAATCATGGTGAGCCATGATTTGGATATCGTCAGGAACCATGCGGCGAGAATCATAAAGATGGCAGACGGGAAGATCGTTTCGGATACTTTCAGGGAGGTGAACGAATAA
- a CDS encoding nucleoside deaminase encodes MNPATDRFMTAAIIEAKTGHDEGGIPIGAVLVRDGKIIGSGHNRRIQENDPIIHAEIDCLRNAGRIGSYKDTTLYSTLMPCYLCAGAVVQFGIRRVVVGESRNFAGAKEFLISMGVEVTDLDLDECADMMAEFIKNNPELWNEDIGEL; translated from the coding sequence ATGAACCCTGCAACAGACAGATTTATGACCGCGGCAATAATCGAGGCGAAAACGGGACATGACGAAGGCGGAATCCCAATAGGTGCGGTTCTCGTCAGGGACGGCAAAATCATCGGCAGTGGGCACAACAGGCGTATCCAGGAGAACGACCCCATAATTCATGCAGAGATCGACTGCCTGAGAAACGCAGGAAGGATCGGGAGCTACAAGGACACGACCCTCTACTCCACACTCATGCCATGCTACCTTTGTGCGGGAGCCGTAGTGCAGTTCGGGATCCGCCGGGTTGTTGTGGGAGAGTCGAGGAACTTTGCAGGCGCAAAAGAGTTCCTGATATCGATGGGCGTCGAGGTGACAGATCTCGACCTTGATGAATGCGCCGATATGATGGCGGAGTTCATAAAGAACAATCCGGAGTTGTGGAACGAGGATATCGGGGAACTGTAA
- a CDS encoding universal stress protein: protein MKILVLLDGSKWSYKAAINAIEIAKKKDAEITIFSVIDREETRAAAFYFCQQSNRCDLVNEHEDKIYRDLKKSIGEDLNELTLNMNRMNLKGSSKIVEGKREDAILKEFSSGGYNLVVMGAFGKRSNIRVGTLFKEISTSINVPILILR, encoded by the coding sequence ATGAAAATATTAGTACTTCTGGACGGTTCGAAGTGGAGTTACAAAGCGGCAATAAACGCCATAGAGATTGCGAAGAAGAAGGATGCGGAAATAACGATCTTCTCGGTTATCGACCGGGAGGAGACCCGTGCCGCAGCCTTCTATTTCTGCCAGCAGAGCAACAGGTGCGATCTCGTTAACGAGCACGAGGACAAGATATACAGGGACTTAAAGAAGAGCATCGGAGAGGATCTGAACGAGCTGACCCTGAACATGAACAGGATGAACCTGAAAGGGAGTTCGAAGATCGTCGAGGGGAAGCGTGAGGACGCGATCCTGAAGGAGTTCTCCTCCGGTGGATACAATCTCGTTGTCATGGGAGCCTTTGGTAAGAGATCCAATATAAGGGTCGGGACCCTGTTCAAGGAGATCTCCACATCGATCAATGTCCCTATTCTAATCTTAAGATAA
- a CDS encoding ArsB/NhaD family transporter: MALIEALIAVVVFLITYALIVDERINRAVAAMAGAAVLVFLGIVPWDSLLDHVDFGTIFLLMGMMIIVNVASNSGLFEYLAIITAKAAKGSPIMVLVLFSCVTAVTSAFLDNVTTVLLMTPMLLYIAKVMDLNPIPFLLAEILSSNVGGMATLIGDPPNIMIASAAGLTFNEFLLTMAPIAIVDLLVVLLIFYVIYGRKMKVDDAGKAAIKKTIDALDERAAIQDTVLFKKSIIALAIVIMLFFMHNNIGEILHTFLPFVDSSMTLEPAEVALIGAALILFWSRKSPEVIFEKVEWTALFFFGGLFILVGGLVETGVINDLALMMTSSLTSTGEAMFVIAWFSAIASAIVDNIPLTAALIPLIQDIGLNAPNIDIYPLWWALSLGACLGGNGTAIAASANVVVLGIAEREGIKITFFDFLKIGMFVLVVTVAIGLGMLYIMF, encoded by the coding sequence ATGGCATTAATTGAGGCATTAATTGCAGTAGTTGTATTCCTGATTACGTATGCCCTGATAGTCGACGAGAGGATAAACAGGGCCGTTGCGGCGATGGCAGGTGCTGCTGTTCTGGTATTCCTCGGGATCGTCCCATGGGATAGTTTGCTCGACCATGTGGATTTCGGGACGATATTCCTTCTGATGGGAATGATGATCATCGTGAATGTCGCGAGCAACAGCGGTCTGTTTGAATATCTCGCGATAATCACGGCGAAGGCGGCGAAGGGCAGCCCGATTATGGTGCTGGTTTTATTCTCGTGTGTCACCGCAGTGACGAGCGCCTTCCTTGATAATGTTACCACGGTTCTCCTGATGACCCCGATGCTTCTCTACATCGCAAAGGTCATGGATTTAAACCCGATCCCGTTCCTCCTTGCCGAGATTTTATCCTCGAACGTGGGCGGAATGGCGACTCTTATCGGAGATCCGCCGAACATCATGATTGCATCCGCTGCGGGCCTGACATTCAACGAATTCCTCTTAACGATGGCGCCGATCGCAATCGTGGATCTGCTCGTGGTACTGTTGATATTCTATGTCATATACGGAAGGAAGATGAAGGTCGACGATGCAGGAAAAGCTGCGATAAAGAAGACTATAGATGCACTCGACGAGCGTGCGGCGATCCAGGATACCGTTCTGTTCAAGAAATCGATCATCGCCCTTGCAATTGTAATCATGCTCTTCTTCATGCACAACAATATCGGTGAGATCCTGCACACGTTCCTTCCGTTCGTAGACTCGTCGATGACCCTTGAGCCTGCCGAGGTCGCCCTCATCGGCGCAGCGCTGATATTGTTCTGGTCGAGAAAGTCCCCGGAGGTAATATTCGAGAAGGTCGAATGGACCGCCCTGTTCTTCTTCGGCGGCCTGTTCATCCTTGTCGGCGGACTTGTAGAGACGGGGGTTATAAACGATCTTGCACTGATGATGACGTCCAGCCTGACAAGTACCGGCGAGGCTATGTTCGTGATCGCATGGTTCTCGGCGATTGCCTCTGCAATTGTGGATAACATCCCGCTTACGGCAGCTCTTATACCGCTGATACAGGATATCGGGCTGAATGCGCCGAATATCGATATCTACCCGCTTTGGTGGGCACTTTCGCTCGGTGCCTGTCTGGGCGGAAACGGAACGGCAATTGCGGCGTCTGCAAACGTAGTCGTGCTGGGTATAGCGGAGAGAGAAGGAATAAAGATCACGTTCTTCGATTTCCTGAAGATCGGAATGTTCGTTCTCGTCGTCACGGTCGCGATTGGTCTGGGTATGCTGTATATAATGTTCTAA
- a CDS encoding archaemetzincin family Zn-dependent metalloprotease — MGILIFWDEDVPEGLQQPFVRMVSHTLDMPASAQPNGMMLRGFDRSRNQNDASRILGDMQDIYTRRAGCEEAVLLVTGKDLYIRGRDFVFGLARPGVKVSVVSTARLDNRWYGRQQSDEDLMDRLVKEGCHELCHCMGLDHCENPECIMYYPQTLDELDRKKKTLCPECRQYLNLYRFSD, encoded by the coding sequence ATGGGGATTCTTATTTTTTGGGATGAAGATGTCCCTGAAGGCCTCCAGCAGCCTTTCGTCCGGATGGTCTCTCACACTCTCGATATGCCCGCGTCAGCCCAGCCCAACGGCATGATGCTCAGGGGTTTTGATCGTTCGAGAAATCAGAACGATGCAAGCAGGATACTCGGGGATATGCAGGATATATACACCCGGCGGGCGGGATGTGAAGAGGCTGTTTTGCTTGTTACGGGAAAAGACCTCTATATCAGGGGGCGTGACTTTGTCTTCGGTCTTGCAAGGCCGGGAGTAAAGGTTTCCGTCGTATCGACGGCGAGACTCGACAACCGCTGGTACGGTAGGCAGCAGAGCGATGAAGATCTCATGGACAGGCTGGTTAAGGAGGGGTGTCACGAGCTGTGCCACTGTATGGGGCTCGATCACTGCGAAAACCCGGAATGCATAATGTACTACCCCCAGACTCTCGATGAACTTGACCGGAAAAAGAAGACGCTGTGCCCTGAATGCAGGCAGTACCTGAATCTCTACAGGTTTTCCGATTAA
- a CDS encoding UPF0146 family protein gives MVNYKSIEERIAEYLAGHYKSAVEVGIGRNTTTAGILAERGVDICATDIRECPGCPVIFTRDDITSPDLSIYSGRELIYSVRPGVEMVPDLIKTAKAAGADLIVYHLGNEIYENGGEIIDCGVILHRYYQKSS, from the coding sequence ATGGTCAATTATAAGAGTATTGAAGAACGAATCGCGGAATACCTGGCCGGACATTACAAATCCGCAGTCGAAGTAGGCATCGGCAGGAATACCACGACAGCCGGTATTCTCGCCGAAAGGGGCGTCGATATATGCGCAACCGACATCAGGGAATGCCCCGGATGCCCTGTTATTTTCACCCGGGACGATATCACATCCCCGGATCTCTCCATATATTCAGGCAGGGAACTCATTTATTCCGTCCGTCCTGGTGTAGAGATGGTCCCGGATCTCATTAAGACTGCAAAGGCAGCAGGAGCCGACCTGATCGTATACCACCTGGGAAATGAGATATATGAAAACGGCGGCGAGATAATAGACTGTGGTGTAATCCTGCACAGATATTATCAAAAAAGTTCATGA